Genomic segment of Sebastes umbrosus isolate fSebUmb1 chromosome 19, fSebUmb1.pri, whole genome shotgun sequence:
tttttcagatttttttttactgacattttttcagacttttttttttttttacctttttaagacattatttagacttttgttttcaaacatttttcaaaaaaaaatttcagacatttttcaaatttcttttttttttttttttttttacctttttaccttattgtttagacttttgttttccaacatttttcaaaaaaaatttcagacatttttcaaatttttttttttttttttttttacctttttaccttattgtttagacttttgttttccaacatttttcggactttttttttcaaacttttttttcagacatttttcagactttttttttactgacattttttcagacttttttttcccaacatttttcggactttttttttcaaacttttttttcagacatttttcagactttttttttactgacattttttcagacttttttttttttttacctttttaagaCATTATTTAGACTtctgttttcaaacatttttaaaaaaaaatttcagacatttttcaaatttctttttttttgttttttttttacctttttaccttattgtttagatttttgttttccaacatttttcggactttttttttcaaacttttttttcagacatttttcagactttttttttactgacattttttcagactttttttttccaacatttttcggactttttttttcaaacttttttttcagacatttttcagactttttttttggagcttgttccagatatttggtgcataaaaagtgaacgctgcttctgcatgtttagttctgactctggggacacgaagcagacctgatccagatgacctgagaggtctggatgaaAAATGGCcctgataaaaacaaataaacctgCTGTTACCTTCAATCATTTTATTATAGTCGAaacaatttattgattaatcgattagccgATCAACAGATAATTAATCTGCATTTATTTTGATGATTTATTGATCATTTCAGCcacttttcaagcaaaaatggctCTAAAATGAGctgtatttctctgtttttcatcactttaaattgattattttagggttttggactgttgatgagacaaaactagcaaattaaatattgtcattattgtttgagaattttttttataaaaagcagattaatcaataatgagtATAATTATTAGTTGAAGAAGTAGTAACATATCTACCAGCATTTTATTTGCACTACATTACTCATACTGCTAGAGCTGAAGATCAGCATCCAGAACCATTTCACTGCATTTTTGCCtctttattaaagggactatttgtaactttcagaaatgcttgttaacagcgacacctgtggccgtgaaatcaacgaaagtcagcgtcaagctcgcgcttgctcgctctaaatagacatggacgagcatcgctcaaaacagtgaggcgacacacgtcagctaaaaccacaacatcactctatatttcagctgcttggcagtaatgttagctgatcagacgaaggtctctccatgaatcaatgctgatccttgtgttggcttttcctgcctttgcgcaggctgaggcagcggggctactcaacgagttacgttatcgcctcctgaccgcagccggcagccgcagggagacaccagctcccggtcggtaacgagacgacaacgtaaCACGTGGAGgagtcccgtcacttcacaagacacgggaaacctctgttggtctggaggagctgcagcatttatttctgcacaaacgtcccctgtacattcactagatattctcagagctaaaccaacttttctgcagtgaggagtgagcgcgcgttcacgtctagaggtggagcgagtacgcgagaacgcgcgctgtctgagtgaaggtaagcaggcggcggagacgaggctccggccacacgtgAGCACGCATATGcaaacgcgcatgtgtggcgacccgctacatttatacgcttaaaaagttacaaacagtccctttaagtattttttttaataaaacacatacatttgGTAACACATCTTAAGCTTTGACCAGTAGGCACTTAAGAATATTGGTGTGCAAAATGaatacaacatttttaaaaagtagagCAGCGTTaatttaaagcattttaaaaactaaattcaAACCTGAAATATGAAATTTTTGGCCATTTGGGGCAATGCAACAagatgtaaacacaacattgacacaATCACACATTGTGTGacattatttacacatccagcagatacagagcaacattgtccttcatttggagtcgtgtttcagGCAACCTGTCGTGTTAAAATCCAATATTTGTTCTCCTTTTAGccagaagtagactcattttctcatagacttctatacagtcagacttcttttagcaaccagaggagtcgccccctgctggctgttagagagaatgaaagtttaaggcacttcagcattggcttcacttttcagacccagaggttagAACAAACACTGTTATTTAAATACCTTGGGACGGAGACACATCCCTGTCCTTTTCCCAGCACACAGTGCACAAGAAGGGACATTTTAATCCTGGTTTACAGGTCACTTGAACATTTCATCCTGGTACAATGCCCTCAAACTGTAGACCTGGTTATTGATCAGGAAAGCCACTCTGATCAAGCAGGACTCCTTTCATCCCCTCCACCAATCCTCCAGGATGCTACAAAGTCCCACTggcccagaaaaaaaatgtactccCTCAACGATCCTCACCCTGAACAAACTAAAAGATACCCTGACCTGTTAGCAGTTGTTATGTCAACCgtagttttaacagttttatccatccctccatctatctgacgtttggttggTGGAATATTTTGACATATCCATGTCGCCTGCAGCTTCTCAACAGTAGATAAATGAAGTGCAAATACCTGAAACAGCAGGGAGGTATAGTCTTTACAAATCAGCAACATGTGTAGCTGACAGCGTTTACGCAATCACTTCAATAAGCCTCTCAGAGCTGGGACACCCAGATCAATAATAACGGCAGCATCAGTCCGTTAATAACTCCACTGGTCACTGGAAAAGTAAAGAATCAAGTTGGTCACATGATAAAATATAAGCGAAAAAGCTGCATAATTGAGGTTAGACTGTTTGAAATTATTGTTTGTTGAATGTGTATTAAAATCTGATCATCATAGAGTAAAAAAATCTCCAGAATAGATTCCTGCTGATGTAATTCACAGTAAACAAGGTGCTACCACCTTCATCATGTCATTGCCGTCTAAGCCCAGGGTCCCCAGGCTCCATCGGGGCCCGGGTCACATCTGGGGTCTTCATCTGGGAAGATTATTGGCACAGCAGATTTCTGGTACTGCTGGAGCCTCCCGAGGAGATACTCCACTACTGTGGGGAAGAGAGCGGATAGTTCATCCCTCTCCTCTGGGTCCTTTTCTATGTTGAACAGCATCACAGACTTCAGAGGATCCATCCTCGACTCAGAGGTGTTTTGGCCGGGCCGCGGGAACCAAGTGGGACAACCTGGAGGAAGATGAAGGACGTTAGCAGCAGAAAGTAActaaacacatttacacaagGTTTGAGGGACTTAACGTGAGTGTTTCCATTAAATACTACTTtgctgcactacatttatctgacagctgtagttttacattaaaaagacaaatagtatgcttattaaataaaatgcattgttaaagggactaaAGGGAagattttaaaagtttttttattgccaataaaaaaaaatgagaccttccgcgactttctgggtttcctctctcagcctgtagactgattttaatgtgaaggACCGTGTTTTCTGgaaaaatccaacggatgtgacgtcatgaacgctcgcgagtgcctttattttcagatCCGCTTACAGgcctaacagtgtgcaacgatagctagcgttcggttagaaatggagtctgttaacgccaacaaacgacgaccagcctccaccacaactcagactccaacacaaactccacagaagcagaagcaggagccgctgctgccggtcgcggagctctccacctcccgccgaAGTTCCGACAGCAGGTCGAAGGTGCCAGCGAAGCCGGATTTGGGTCTGTCCGCAGTGGGTTGGTCGCTGCtgcagtctgagctgaaggagtttctggtgaacctgcaggATTTCGTCTGATttctgaaacttctcccgtgtgccaagcgtgtaggagaactacggtggccgacgcaaaaaacGTGAATGTCTTTCTCTACAGCCAGAgattggtttgtccgttataggctactgtagaaacatggctgccGGCTCAATaaagagaggacccgctccctatgtagatataatcggctcattctaagctaaggaaaacacaacttttcttatttttaggtgattatacactaaagaaaacatactaattaatattatattccatttctgccccTAAATTCTAcaaactggacctttaagtgaaggatctgaatacttcttcctccactgaTTAGCAGAAATAAGGAGTGACTCTGTGTTTGATTTCCCGCTCCCCACTCAGACTAAACATGTCATTACGGCTGATAGAAGATACTGACCCGGGTAGCCAGTCAGCAGCTTCCAGTTTGAGGATCGAATGGCGGCGTGAATGGACACATTGAAGCCAGAGTTGGGCCAGGAGTCTCCGCTGACCATCTGAGCCAAAGTTAACTTGCGCCCGGCGCCAGGACCTGCAGAGAGCGGAGAGGACAGAGCTGATCATGGAGGTCATCCATCTTTAAAAATACCTCTAAAAGGAGAAACCGCTGATTAAGACAATATTAAACTACCAGCGGGTACAAAACGCCCTCTGTGGTGTCTATGTAAACCATACCAGTAGGCACCTAATGTCAGTGCATACCTGGGAATCAAGTGAAGGTGTCAAAATAAACATACCAATAATAAAAAGCCCTCTTTTTGTGCTGTAAAACCAACAGCAGGAACTTCAAAACAATCCTCCCCTTTAAGAACAGAAATTGTTGTACGTACTATTTCCTCAAACCTGTGGAACTTTTGAAATTCTTTACCAGGTCTGTGTGGGAGCATATTAAcatagatatactgtacatacacagtTACACAGAACAGGGCAGTTAGAAACTCAACTTTGTCCAAATGCACGAATGAAACCCAGCTGGTGGTATTAACAGGAGCGTTTATGAACAGTGAAACATGTGGACTTACATGCACCGCGGTCATCATACCGAGGGTCAATGTTGTGCAGCAGCTCCACTCTGGGTGAGGCAAAGCCTTTGCTGTAAGATAGAAAGCAGTGTTAAACATACGGATACATAAGCAACACACAAAGCAGCAGCATGTCTGATGCATGAACTGTAAAACCACCTCCTGTGAGGACCTGAATATCTGTGGTCCTACAGCTGCATATGACTTATTAAATCACTATCAGCTTCTtatatttaaccctctgaggccCACAATAGTCCCTGAAGACTCTGACCAGCTCTGACCTCAGAAACACTCTCAGCTGAAGAATTAAAGTCCCAGATATGTGAgaaacatttacagtaaaacagCTACGCTCACCTGATGGCGTTCCACATGTTGAATCCGTCCAGTGGCTTCGTGCCGTTGGTGCTCCCTCCCGCCAGGCCAACAAATGTTGGCAGCCAATCGGAGACGTGCATGAGTTCGCGGCTGACGGTACCGGGTTTCTTCAGCAGCGGGCTGGCGACGAATCCGACTCCCCGGACCCCTCCTTCCCACAGCGACCACTTCCTCCCTCGCAGCGGCCAGTTGCTGCCACCGCACATTGTCTGACCTCCGTTATCTGAGGGTCAAAATGACAccacacaaagagagaaaagagacaaagataGATTTCAAATCAGGAAATATGAAGATAAAGACGTAAAGATGAGATGTATAATTATGTTACTATTCTAACTCATTGTACCCCGAAATAACTTATGAAAATATGCAACCCAACCATACACTCCTTACTGTGGAAGGTGTAGTttacttcagaggaaaacattgcACTCATACATCTACCTGACAGAGAAGTGTTACTGGTTACATTGCAGCTTTTCAGATTTGactcacaaaatataacaactaaaatatgatgcattattattcagTAAACTATCCAGcattattatggtatggatagcctctgagtgaggtgaacggcgttaccacggttttgcactcagcggctcacgttaccacattaccgggaggagtgagcggaggggtactaagttgtttgcaatctgcaacctcaccactagatgtcgcaaaatcctacacactgtccctttagaATTTGCCACAATATTTTAGAGAAGATAAATAGTTCATCATCCAACATCTCaaaaaaacatctacaaaaTAAACCTACCTGTTGAGAAGACCAGGACGGTGTTGTCCCAGAGTCCCGCCTGCTGCAGAGACGACGTGATGTTGCCCACGGCCTCGTCCATGGCCGACGCCATGCCGGCAAACTGCCTGCGATCGTGGTCTTTGATGAAGCTGTACGGGGCCACGTAGCGCTCGGGCACCTGCAGCGGTGAGTGGACCGCTTGCATCGCCACGTAGAGGAAGAGAGGCTGAAAGATGAAGAGAACAGCAGGTGAAGACTCTCCTCTGTGACGTACTGCTGTAAAGGGCAGCTAACAAATACAACAAATCAGAAATACTCCAATTCAAGCGCTCTATTCAAAATCCTACTCAcctaaaagtacacaagtattatcagtGATCTGATGCTTTTTCATGATTCTTGtaactgtttttatttcctgtttattGTCTTGTTGTATTATGTTTCTTGTTCTCAGGTCTCTCTCTGAGAAGAgatcttaatctcaatgagactgcctgattaaataaataataataaataaatactgctCTACATTGTgacactgtgtgcatgtgtgtgtgtcaccttgTTAGGGTTGTGTTTCTCGATGACGCTGGTGGCCTTCTGGCTGAACAGCTCAGTGGAATAAGCTCCTTTGTATCCGGTGGCGACCTCTTCTCCGTCCCGCAGGTCCAAAGCACAGCGGTTGGCACCAGCAGAGATGTCATAACAGCGGGTATGAGTGAAGTAATCCTCGCTGCCCAACAGGTAGCCTGGAGCACACATTAACCCAGACATAAACGTGTGTTATTAGGAATAAAACTGCATCCATAGTCACATAAAAAGGCTTTACTCTTAATGAAATATACCAAAGTAGGAGTCAAAGCCGCGGCGTGTGGGCAGGCAGTCCTTCTTGTACATGCCCAGGTGCCACTTGCCCACCATGTGTGTGGCGTACCCCGCCTCCTTCATCAGCTGGGGCAGCATCTTCTCATCCAGAGGAACACAGTTCGGCTGACAGGGCCAGATGATCTCGTGCTGCATGCCTGTGTGGATCTGAGGTTAAAAGAACAAACACAAATTGGGccttttaataatataattaagagaaaatataagagaaattTAAGAGAATGTTTCTGCATGAGGCCAGTTGTTAGGAAATAAATGCACCATGTGTGGAAAATGGCACAAAGCAACATGTGAGAATAGTAAAGGGGGAACCAGCAGCGTCTGTGGTGACGGTGATGCAAACTAAAGTTTCAAAATAACAACTTTGTCCTTTTGTTCTACTTTCCACCAACGtccaaattagattttttttccctcctggAAAGTTCTTCTAAACACGGAAAAGTGTACAAATCCAAAGATATACTCTGGATTTTACTTGGAGGCTTCTTTAGTATGAAGCTCCTTATGATGAGCTTCACAGGGGAGTTGATAGGTGAAACTCTTCCTGGCAGAGAAAGCCAGAGGGCTCTATGACTTCTGACACGATGACAGCTTACCATCAGTGACGTGTGTTCTGTACATAAATCTACCTGTCAGAGGAAGGAAACTTGAAGGACCCGCTGCTCTGCAATGCAGCTCAACTGCTGTTGATGAAGTACTGTAGGCTGTAAGAATTACAAGAAAAACACCTCGAGTACATCAAGTACATCAAGTCCATCACACCTGACAGCTCGTCTGGCTTCATCTCTAAC
This window contains:
- the LOC119478076 gene encoding arylsulfatase B-like is translated as MGSSLISAVFLVNFSVVLASKQPNIVFILADDFGWYDVGYHSSEIRTPNLDKLSAAGVRLENYYVQPLCTPSRTQLMTGRYQIHTGMQHEIIWPCQPNCVPLDEKMLPQLMKEAGYATHMVGKWHLGMYKKDCLPTRRGFDSYFGYLLGSEDYFTHTRCYDISAGANRCALDLRDGEEVATGYKGAYSTELFSQKATSVIEKHNPNKPLFLYVAMQAVHSPLQVPERYVAPYSFIKDHDRRQFAGMASAMDEAVGNITSSLQQAGLWDNTVLVFSTDNGGQTMCGGSNWPLRGRKWSLWEGGVRGVGFVASPLLKKPGTVSRELMHVSDWLPTFVGLAGGSTNGTKPLDGFNMWNAISKGFASPRVELLHNIDPRYDDRGACPGAGRKLTLAQMVSGDSWPNSGFNVSIHAAIRSSNWKLLTGYPGCPTWFPRPGQNTSESRMDPLKSVMLFNIEKDPEERDELSALFPTVVEYLLGRLQQYQKSAVPIIFPDEDPRCDPGPDGAWGPWA